Proteins co-encoded in one Anabas testudineus chromosome 8, fAnaTes1.2, whole genome shotgun sequence genomic window:
- the LOC113154412 gene encoding transient receptor potential cation channel subfamily V member 6-like isoform X2, translating into MSLSFNHWWRQLRFRLENKEDWNDILDDVFLLHTKLIDDVPLFYAAKKNSVGCINNLLRYASTNIFERGGLGETALHIAVMNDNLEAAVALMDGAPELINEPMTSELFQGVTPLHIAVINQNISLVQHLISRGADVSTPRATGLYFKKRKGGLLYYGEHILSFAACTGNEDIISTLIDAGASTRVQDYKGNTVLHVLVLQPNSLTACQTFDLFMSRDAELDHSVPLDKKPNLRGLTPFKLAAKRGNVVVFQHLVNKRRVFQGSLGPLTSNLYDLTEIDSWADNKSVLEVVVSSQRREARRILEVTPVRELVSLKWNLYGKHYFRFLLFVYLLYICIFTACCLSRPLKDIPANYPRPNTIYSFNTIYVQKRFNESYVTYGDHVRMGGEIISVVGAVAMILLEIPDILRVGAKRYFGQTALGGPFHVILIIYAGFVVLLCVFRVCEVQEEMSVMAVCLVLGWCNVMFFARGFEMFGPYVIMIQKMIFEDLLKFMWLLIIVIIGYATAVWTHYMTQDPLSVPDYTSLPVMFFSEFVLDTTFINLPIDETVPTPPIVYIVHVSFTLFSSVLLTNVLVVMMNDTMSRVGQERDELWRTQVVATTLMIERRLPRRLWPRLGICGLNNGPKDHWFLSVQTMEQIAGDRYCTYSRTAGQGH; encoded by the exons ATGTCTCTATCGTTCAACCACTGGTGGAGGCAGCTGAGGTTTCGACTAGAAAATAAGGAAGACTGGAACGATATACTGGATGATGTATTTCTGCTCCACACAAAACT cATAGACGACGTTCCTCTGTTCTATGCTGCTAAAAAGAACAGCGTTGGTTGCATCAACAACCTGCTACGTTATGCATCCACTAATATCTTTGAGAGAG GTGGTCTTGGGGAGACCGCGCTTCACATCGCTGTGATGAACGATAACCTGGAAGCAGCTGTGGCTCTGATGGACGGAGCTCCTGAACTCATCAACGAGCCGATGACGTCTGAGCTTTTCCAAG GTGTTACTCCTCTACACATCGCTGTGATCAACCAGAACATCAGTCTGGTCCAACATCTCATTAGTCGTGGTGCTGACGTGTCTACACCTCGGGCCACTGGCCTGTACTtcaagaagaggaaaggaggtCTCTTATACTATG GTGAACACATCCTGTCTTTTGCTGCCTGTACTGGGAACGAGGACATTATCTCCACGTTAATAGATGCAGGAGCCAGCACCAGGGTCCAGGATTACAAAG GCAACACAGTGCTTCATGTTTTGGTTCTTCAGCCCAATAGCTTGACTGCCTGCCAGACCTTTGACCTGTTTATGTCACGTGATGCCGAGTTGGACCACTCAGTGCCACTAGATAAAAAACCCAACCTCCGAGGCCTGACTCCTTTTAAACTGGCTGCTAAAAGAGGAAACGTCGTG GTGTTTCAGCACCTGGTTAATAAAAGACGTGTGTTCCAGGGCAGTCTGGGCCCTTTGACGTCTAACCTGTACGATCTGACAGAGATCGATTCGTGGGCTGACAACAAGTCGGTGCTGGAGGTTGTTGTGAGCAGCCAGCGCAGAGAG gcGAGGAGGATACTGGAGGTGACCCCTGTGAGGGAGCTGGTCAGTCTGAAGTGGAACCTGTATGGAAAACATTACTTCAG gTTTCTACTGTTTGTGTATCTGCTGTACATCTGCATCTTCACAGCCTGTTGTTTGTCTCGCCCTCTGAAGGACATTCCAGCAAACTATCCAAGACCCAACACCATCTACAGCTTCAACACCATCTACGTCCAGAAAAGATTCAAT GAGAGTTACGTGACCTATGGAGACCACGTGCGAATGGGAGGTGAGATCATCAGTGTGGTGGGAGCTGTTGCGATGATATTGTTGGAG ATCCCAGACATACTGAGAGTGGGAGCAAAGCGCTACTTTGGCCAGACGGCACTGGGAGGCCCCTTCCACGTCATCCT GATCATCTATGCGGGCTTCGTGgtcttgctgtgtgtgttcagagtCTGTGAGGTGCAGGAAGAGATGTCAGTGATGGcagtgtgtttagttttagGTTGGTGCAACGTCATGTTCTTCGCCCGaggttttgaaatgtttggCCCTTATGTCATTATGATACAGAAG ATGATATTTGAAGACCTGCTGAAGTTTATGTGGCTGCTGATAATCGTGATCATTGGTTATGCCACTG ctgtGTGGACTCATTATATGACCCAGGACCCTTTGTCTGTACCTGATTACACCAGTTTGCCAGTGATGTTCTTCTCTGAGTTTGTGCTCGATACGACCTTCATAAATCTGCCAATAGATGAAACTGTCCCCACACCGCCAATAGTTTATATAGTGCATGTTTccttcactttgttttcctccGTCCTTCTGACAAATGTGCTGGTGGTCATGATGAACGACACAATGTCTAGGGTGGGCCAGGAGAGAGATGAGCTCTGGAGAACTCAG GTGGTGGCCACAACTTTGATGATAGAGAGGAGGCTGCCACGGCGCCTGTGGCCTCGGCTCGGGATATGTGGGCTAAACAATGGTCCAAAGGACCACTGGTTTCTCAG TGTTCAGACCATGGAGCAGATTGCAGGAGACAGGTACTGTACTTACTCTAGGACAGCTGGACAGGGCCATTGA
- the LOC113154412 gene encoding transient receptor potential cation channel subfamily V member 5-like isoform X1 produces the protein MSLSFNHWWRQLRFRLENKEDWNDILDDVFLLHTKLIDDVPLFYAAKKNSVGCINNLLRYASTNIFERGGLGETALHIAVMNDNLEAAVALMDGAPELINEPMTSELFQGVTPLHIAVINQNISLVQHLISRGADVSTPRATGLYFKKRKGGLLYYGEHILSFAACTGNEDIISTLIDAGASTRVQDYKGNTVLHVLVLQPNSLTACQTFDLFMSRDAELDHSVPLDKKPNLRGLTPFKLAAKRGNVVVFQHLVNKRRVFQGSLGPLTSNLYDLTEIDSWADNKSVLEVVVSSQRREARRILEVTPVRELVSLKWNLYGKHYFRFLLFVYLLYICIFTACCLSRPLKDIPANYPRPNTIYSFNTIYVQKRFNESYVTYGDHVRMGGEIISVVGAVAMILLEIPDILRVGAKRYFGQTALGGPFHVILIIYAGFVVLLCVFRVCEVQEEMSVMAVCLVLGWCNVMFFARGFEMFGPYVIMIQKMIFEDLLKFMWLLIIVIIGYATAVWTHYMTQDPLSVPDYTSLPVMFFSEFVLDTTFINLPIDETVPTPPIVYIVHVSFTLFSSVLLTNVLVVMMNDTMSRVGQERDELWRTQVVATTLMIERRLPRRLWPRLGICGLNNGPKDHWFLRVETRYDQMIPKMKQYIKAFSKEDEKEMMALKTDTTKGSVSGKILGCSNSNKGSRSGWKLISHIIWGFGDGAES, from the exons ATGTCTCTATCGTTCAACCACTGGTGGAGGCAGCTGAGGTTTCGACTAGAAAATAAGGAAGACTGGAACGATATACTGGATGATGTATTTCTGCTCCACACAAAACT cATAGACGACGTTCCTCTGTTCTATGCTGCTAAAAAGAACAGCGTTGGTTGCATCAACAACCTGCTACGTTATGCATCCACTAATATCTTTGAGAGAG GTGGTCTTGGGGAGACCGCGCTTCACATCGCTGTGATGAACGATAACCTGGAAGCAGCTGTGGCTCTGATGGACGGAGCTCCTGAACTCATCAACGAGCCGATGACGTCTGAGCTTTTCCAAG GTGTTACTCCTCTACACATCGCTGTGATCAACCAGAACATCAGTCTGGTCCAACATCTCATTAGTCGTGGTGCTGACGTGTCTACACCTCGGGCCACTGGCCTGTACTtcaagaagaggaaaggaggtCTCTTATACTATG GTGAACACATCCTGTCTTTTGCTGCCTGTACTGGGAACGAGGACATTATCTCCACGTTAATAGATGCAGGAGCCAGCACCAGGGTCCAGGATTACAAAG GCAACACAGTGCTTCATGTTTTGGTTCTTCAGCCCAATAGCTTGACTGCCTGCCAGACCTTTGACCTGTTTATGTCACGTGATGCCGAGTTGGACCACTCAGTGCCACTAGATAAAAAACCCAACCTCCGAGGCCTGACTCCTTTTAAACTGGCTGCTAAAAGAGGAAACGTCGTG GTGTTTCAGCACCTGGTTAATAAAAGACGTGTGTTCCAGGGCAGTCTGGGCCCTTTGACGTCTAACCTGTACGATCTGACAGAGATCGATTCGTGGGCTGACAACAAGTCGGTGCTGGAGGTTGTTGTGAGCAGCCAGCGCAGAGAG gcGAGGAGGATACTGGAGGTGACCCCTGTGAGGGAGCTGGTCAGTCTGAAGTGGAACCTGTATGGAAAACATTACTTCAG gTTTCTACTGTTTGTGTATCTGCTGTACATCTGCATCTTCACAGCCTGTTGTTTGTCTCGCCCTCTGAAGGACATTCCAGCAAACTATCCAAGACCCAACACCATCTACAGCTTCAACACCATCTACGTCCAGAAAAGATTCAAT GAGAGTTACGTGACCTATGGAGACCACGTGCGAATGGGAGGTGAGATCATCAGTGTGGTGGGAGCTGTTGCGATGATATTGTTGGAG ATCCCAGACATACTGAGAGTGGGAGCAAAGCGCTACTTTGGCCAGACGGCACTGGGAGGCCCCTTCCACGTCATCCT GATCATCTATGCGGGCTTCGTGgtcttgctgtgtgtgttcagagtCTGTGAGGTGCAGGAAGAGATGTCAGTGATGGcagtgtgtttagttttagGTTGGTGCAACGTCATGTTCTTCGCCCGaggttttgaaatgtttggCCCTTATGTCATTATGATACAGAAG ATGATATTTGAAGACCTGCTGAAGTTTATGTGGCTGCTGATAATCGTGATCATTGGTTATGCCACTG ctgtGTGGACTCATTATATGACCCAGGACCCTTTGTCTGTACCTGATTACACCAGTTTGCCAGTGATGTTCTTCTCTGAGTTTGTGCTCGATACGACCTTCATAAATCTGCCAATAGATGAAACTGTCCCCACACCGCCAATAGTTTATATAGTGCATGTTTccttcactttgttttcctccGTCCTTCTGACAAATGTGCTGGTGGTCATGATGAACGACACAATGTCTAGGGTGGGCCAGGAGAGAGATGAGCTCTGGAGAACTCAG GTGGTGGCCACAACTTTGATGATAGAGAGGAGGCTGCCACGGCGCCTGTGGCCTCGGCTCGGGATATGTGGGCTAAACAATGGTCCAAAGGACCACTGGTTTCTCAG GGTTGAGACCAGATACGATCAAATGATACCAAAGATGAAACAGTACATCAAGGCCTTTTCCAAAGAGGATGAAAAGGAAATGATGGCATTGAAGACTGACACAACGAAGGGTTCAGTCTCAGGAAAAATATTAGGTTGCTCAAACAGCAACAAGGGGAGTCGATCAGGGTGGAAGTTGATTAGTCACATTATTTGGGGGTTTGGAGATGGAGCAGAGTCGTAG